Proteins encoded within one genomic window of Novosphingobium sp. 9U:
- a CDS encoding PQQ-binding-like beta-propeller repeat protein: protein MNLARKPDHMTTRKLAPVLLLALALGVSGCGILKGKGGPKTPTVGDRVPILSRIESGAKVDPALAGVSVILPPAEANTEWAQAGGPANKASGHLALGASPTRIWTAQVAGATNKRRLAASPVVGDGRVYVMDTSGVVNAFNADTGAKVWSKNFDVGGDSKAIFGGGVSYDSGNVYVTTGIGEVAALGAADGAEKWKVKPAGPLRGAPTIGFEAVYVMTQDNQIVALNAADGKQLWNESASTAQSGVFGVAAPAAGQGTVVAGYSSGELVAYRYENGRQLWSDALARTSISTEVGSLTDVDADPIIDRGRVFALGQGGRMAAYELVTGQRIWELNLAGISTPAVAGDWVFTLTDHAQLLAIARTTGKVRWMNQLMRYRKEKKRKGPVFWVGPVLAGNRLWVANSRGELAYADPSEGTLTPYAELKDSISLAPVVANQTLYLLDDGGRITAYR from the coding sequence ATGAACTTGGCTCGTAAGCCTGACCACATGACGACGCGCAAGCTGGCGCCGGTCCTGCTCCTCGCTCTGGCGCTGGGCGTGTCGGGTTGCGGCATTCTCAAGGGCAAGGGCGGTCCCAAGACGCCCACCGTAGGTGATCGCGTGCCGATCCTCTCGCGCATCGAGTCGGGGGCCAAGGTCGATCCGGCGCTCGCCGGCGTATCGGTGATCCTGCCGCCTGCCGAAGCGAACACCGAGTGGGCGCAAGCCGGCGGTCCGGCCAACAAGGCTTCGGGCCACCTGGCGCTCGGCGCCTCGCCGACCCGCATCTGGACCGCTCAAGTGGCCGGCGCCACCAATAAGCGCCGCCTGGCTGCCTCGCCCGTGGTGGGTGACGGCCGGGTGTACGTCATGGACACCAGCGGCGTCGTCAACGCCTTCAACGCCGACACCGGCGCCAAGGTGTGGAGCAAGAACTTCGACGTTGGCGGTGACAGCAAGGCGATCTTCGGCGGCGGCGTCAGCTACGATTCGGGCAACGTCTACGTCACCACCGGCATCGGCGAAGTCGCGGCGCTGGGCGCGGCCGACGGGGCCGAGAAGTGGAAGGTCAAGCCTGCGGGCCCGCTGCGCGGCGCACCGACGATCGGCTTCGAGGCCGTCTACGTGATGACGCAGGACAACCAGATCGTCGCGCTCAACGCGGCGGACGGCAAGCAGTTGTGGAACGAATCGGCCTCGACCGCGCAATCGGGCGTGTTCGGCGTCGCTGCGCCGGCGGCCGGGCAGGGCACCGTCGTCGCCGGCTACTCCTCGGGTGAACTGGTTGCCTACCGCTACGAGAACGGCCGCCAGCTGTGGTCCGACGCGCTGGCGCGCACCTCGATCTCCACCGAAGTGGGCAGCCTGACCGACGTCGATGCCGACCCGATCATCGATCGGGGCCGCGTGTTCGCGCTGGGCCAGGGCGGTCGCATGGCGGCTTACGAGCTCGTCACCGGCCAGCGCATCTGGGAACTGAACCTCGCCGGTATCTCGACTCCCGCAGTAGCCGGAGACTGGGTGTTCACGCTGACCGATCACGCGCAGCTGCTCGCCATCGCGCGGACCACCGGCAAGGTGCGCTGGATGAATCAGCTGATGCGCTATCGCAAGGAGAAGAAGCGCAAGGGGCCGGTGTTCTGGGTCGGCCCGGTGCTCGCGGGCAATCGCCTGTGGGTGGCCAACTCGCGCGGCGAACTGGCTTATGCCGATCCGTCCGAGGGCACGCTGACGCCCTATGCCGAGCTCAAGGACTCGATCAGCCTGGCGCCGGTCGTTGCCAACCAGACGCTGTACCTGCTCGATGATGGCGGTCGGATCACGGCGTATCGTTGA
- a CDS encoding tetratricopeptide repeat protein has protein sequence MTNAAAARRQAEQSGVFMREVDDALRQDQVETFLRRYGKPLLAVIVVGLLAFAGYLYWQHRQKAESAAASEQLILALDDLDAGNAAAAQTKLAPLTQGDAGHAALAQLAQAGIALDKGRTDEAANLYSKVAQNGDVAQPLRDLATVREVAAGFDKLPPQTVIDRLSALAQPGNPWFGVAGELVGGAYLKQGKPKQAGPLFARIAKDKTQPEGLRARVRQMAGQLGYDAIDDVVSASGEDGASSGAVAPGAGGE, from the coding sequence GTGACCAATGCTGCCGCCGCTCGCCGACAGGCCGAGCAGAGCGGCGTGTTCATGCGCGAAGTCGACGATGCGCTGCGCCAGGATCAGGTCGAGACCTTCCTGCGTCGCTACGGCAAGCCGCTGCTGGCCGTCATCGTGGTCGGGCTGCTGGCCTTCGCCGGCTATCTCTACTGGCAGCACCGCCAGAAGGCCGAGTCTGCCGCCGCGTCCGAGCAGCTGATCCTCGCACTCGACGACCTTGATGCCGGGAACGCCGCTGCCGCGCAGACCAAGCTGGCGCCGTTGACGCAGGGTGATGCGGGTCATGCCGCGCTCGCGCAACTGGCGCAGGCGGGCATCGCGCTCGACAAGGGGCGGACCGACGAGGCCGCGAACCTGTATTCCAAGGTCGCGCAGAACGGCGATGTCGCGCAGCCCTTGCGCGATCTGGCGACCGTGCGCGAAGTCGCCGCAGGGTTCGACAAGCTGCCGCCGCAGACCGTGATCGATCGCCTGTCGGCCTTGGCGCAGCCCGGCAACCCGTGGTTCGGCGTGGCCGGAGAGCTGGTCGGCGGCGCTTACCTGAAGCAGGGCAAGCCCAAGCAGGCCGGCCCTCTTTTCGCCAGAATCGCAAAGGACAAGACCCAGCCCGAAGGCCTGCGCGCACGCGTGCGGCAGATGGCGGGGCAACTCGGCTATGACGCTATCGACGATGTCGTGAGCGCGTCGGGTGAAGATGGTGCGTCCTCAGGTGCAGTTGCACCGGGCGCCGGGGGAGAATGA
- a CDS encoding glycosyltransferase gives MRILHLHSSFDRGGKELRAARLMNAFGSGVTHHVVSAVPGALAAASAIERGIDVAYPEDFPSLSGRPTPTRLQRLAAAMRGYDLVLTYNWGAMDAVMAHTVFRDLLKLPPLVHHEDGFNEDEAERLKPTRNWYRRLALGRVAALVVPSRLLEAVALGPWQQPRGRVHLIPNGIALGTYAKKPKADALPRIVKRPGELWVGTLAGLRTVKNLPRLVRAFAGLPSEWQLVILGDGPEKGAIKAQALSCGVADRVHLPGFAPDPSKAVGLFDVFALSSDSEQFPISMVEAMAAGLPVASPAVGDVAEMVAPENRPLICAPGNDAALAGVLGQLAADAGLRTRVGAANRAHALAHYDEAAMIGSYRSVYARAMGRAEFP, from the coding sequence TTGCGGATCCTCCATCTCCATTCCAGCTTCGATCGCGGAGGCAAGGAGCTGCGCGCGGCGCGGCTGATGAATGCGTTCGGGTCTGGCGTCACGCACCACGTCGTCTCCGCGGTGCCGGGCGCGCTCGCCGCCGCCTCGGCGATCGAGCGAGGCATCGATGTCGCCTATCCTGAAGACTTCCCGAGCCTTTCGGGCCGGCCCACGCCGACGCGGCTGCAGCGCCTGGCTGCGGCGATGCGTGGGTATGACCTGGTGCTCACCTACAATTGGGGCGCGATGGACGCGGTCATGGCGCACACCGTGTTCCGCGACCTCCTAAAGCTGCCGCCGCTGGTTCACCACGAGGACGGTTTCAACGAGGACGAGGCGGAGCGGCTCAAACCCACGCGCAACTGGTACCGTCGCCTGGCACTCGGGCGCGTGGCGGCGCTGGTTGTGCCCTCGAGGCTGCTGGAGGCGGTGGCGCTCGGGCCTTGGCAGCAACCACGCGGCCGTGTCCACCTGATCCCCAACGGCATCGCGCTCGGAACTTATGCGAAGAAGCCCAAGGCCGACGCTCTCCCGCGCATCGTCAAACGCCCGGGCGAGCTGTGGGTCGGCACGCTGGCCGGCTTGCGCACAGTGAAGAACCTGCCGCGGCTGGTGCGCGCCTTTGCCGGGCTGCCGTCCGAATGGCAGCTGGTGATCCTGGGCGACGGGCCGGAGAAAGGCGCGATCAAGGCGCAAGCGCTTAGCTGCGGCGTTGCCGATCGCGTGCACTTGCCAGGCTTCGCACCAGATCCGAGCAAGGCTGTCGGCCTGTTCGACGTCTTCGCGCTGTCTTCGGACTCCGAGCAGTTTCCGATCTCGATGGTCGAGGCGATGGCGGCGGGCCTGCCGGTCGCCTCGCCCGCGGTGGGCGACGTGGCCGAGATGGTCGCGCCCGAGAACCGGCCGTTGATCTGTGCGCCGGGCAACGATGCGGCTTTGGCGGGGGTGCTCGGGCAGCTAGCCGCCGATGCAGGGCTGCGGACGCGGGTAGGGGCGGCGAACCGGGCTCATGCCTTGGCCCATTATGATGAGGCGGCGATGATTGGGTCGTATCGGAGCGTCTATGCGCGTGCCATGGGTCGGGCCGAGTTCCCCTGA
- a CDS encoding alpha/beta fold hydrolase, which translates to MTRYQDRFWSSRDGLKLHYRDYAGGDAVPIDGRPPILCLHGLTRNARDFEALAERLSPEWRVICPELRGRGESEYARESASYKPQQYVEDVTLLLDELGIERFVAVGTSLGGLMTMLFAAMTPERIAGAVLNDVGPYLEPSGLEFIKSYVGQGRSFPTWVHAARGLEEMHGAAHPGKDLPFWIAAAKRVMTLGSNARIVFDYDMKIAEPFAQLDPAAEQYDMWPALDALRDKPVLILRGALSDLLSTTTLDRMLERLPGAEAVTIPDVGHPPTLSEPGSEAAIDRLLARVA; encoded by the coding sequence ATGACGCGTTACCAGGATCGGTTCTGGTCCAGCCGGGACGGATTGAAGCTGCATTACCGGGATTACGCCGGCGGCGACGCCGTGCCGATCGATGGGCGGCCGCCGATCTTGTGTCTGCATGGCCTCACCCGCAACGCGCGTGACTTCGAGGCGCTGGCGGAACGGCTCTCGCCCGAGTGGCGCGTGATCTGCCCCGAACTGCGCGGCCGTGGCGAGAGCGAGTATGCGCGCGAAAGCGCCAGCTACAAGCCGCAGCAGTATGTCGAAGACGTCACGCTGCTGCTCGACGAATTGGGGATCGAGCGTTTCGTGGCCGTCGGCACTTCGCTGGGCGGGCTGATGACGATGCTGTTCGCCGCGATGACCCCGGAACGGATCGCGGGGGCCGTGCTCAACGATGTCGGCCCTTATCTGGAGCCGAGCGGGCTGGAATTCATCAAGAGCTATGTCGGGCAGGGGCGCAGCTTCCCCACCTGGGTCCACGCCGCGCGCGGGCTGGAGGAAATGCATGGCGCCGCGCACCCGGGCAAGGACCTGCCATTCTGGATCGCCGCGGCGAAGCGGGTGATGACGCTGGGCAGCAATGCACGCATCGTCTTCGATTACGACATGAAGATCGCCGAGCCCTTCGCGCAGCTCGACCCTGCGGCCGAACAGTACGACATGTGGCCCGCTTTGGACGCGCTGCGAGACAAGCCGGTGCTGATCCTGAGGGGCGCCTTGTCGGACTTGCTCAGCACGACGACGCTCGACCGGATGCTGGAGCGTCTGCCCGGGGCTGAGGCGGTGACCATTCCCGACGTCGGCCATCCGCCGACGCTGAGCGAGCCGGGGTCTGAGGCCGCCATCGATCGCCTGCTGGCACGCGTCGCCTGA
- a CDS encoding succinylglutamate-semialdehyde dehydrogenase, which produces MERLSTRDAPAQSTGSFPRAASVPELVSYEPATGAEVWRGPVGDVEDVVERARRAAPAWAAQPLSTRMELVRRFANEVRKDAESLATTIARETGKPMWEANAEVESVLVKVEISIRAYAERTAQRKLDSALQGTMAVRHKPHGVLVVLGPFNLPAHLPNAHIIPALIAGNTVIFKPSEKTPGTSELLARCFHRAGISAAIMQVCQGGPAEGQKLVAHDGIDGVLFTGSANIGISINRKLAARPDKLVTLEMSGNNPLVVWDTPKLTDAAALVVQSAFASAGQRCTAARRLIVKDSMYEPLLAEVKALADRIIFGAPFDDPAPFMGPVIDNMAADGLTESFLYLLSHGGRAIKHLVRPDESLPFLSPAIIDVTAMVEKPDVELFGPILQVVRVSDFDEAIAEANATRFGLVAALVGGTPQEYNRFWGSVRAGIVNWNRPTIAPSHAGPVGGTGLSGNHRPTGYYAADYCAYPVASGEMEQPRAVIGVGLK; this is translated from the coding sequence ATGGAACGCCTTTCGACCCGAGACGCGCCCGCGCAGAGCACGGGGTCCTTCCCTCGCGCCGCCTCGGTGCCCGAACTCGTGTCGTATGAGCCAGCGACTGGGGCGGAGGTCTGGCGAGGTCCCGTTGGCGATGTCGAGGACGTGGTCGAGCGCGCGCGCCGCGCCGCGCCGGCGTGGGCCGCGCAGCCGCTATCCACCCGCATGGAGCTGGTCCGCCGCTTCGCCAACGAAGTGCGCAAGGATGCGGAGAGCCTTGCCACGACCATCGCGCGCGAAACCGGCAAGCCGATGTGGGAGGCCAACGCCGAAGTCGAGAGCGTGCTGGTGAAGGTCGAAATCTCGATCCGCGCCTATGCCGAGCGAACCGCCCAGCGCAAGCTGGACAGCGCGCTGCAGGGCACCATGGCAGTGCGCCACAAGCCGCATGGCGTGCTGGTGGTGCTCGGCCCCTTCAACCTGCCTGCGCACTTGCCCAACGCGCATATCATCCCGGCCCTGATCGCGGGCAACACCGTGATCTTCAAGCCGAGCGAGAAGACCCCCGGGACCAGCGAACTGCTCGCCCGATGCTTTCACCGTGCTGGCATCTCGGCCGCCATCATGCAGGTCTGCCAGGGCGGTCCTGCCGAGGGCCAGAAGCTGGTTGCGCACGATGGCATCGATGGCGTGCTGTTCACCGGCTCCGCCAACATCGGCATCTCCATCAACCGCAAGCTGGCGGCGCGGCCGGACAAGCTGGTGACGCTCGAGATGAGCGGCAACAATCCGCTGGTGGTGTGGGATACGCCCAAGCTGACCGACGCCGCGGCGCTTGTCGTGCAGTCCGCCTTTGCCTCGGCCGGGCAGCGCTGCACCGCGGCGCGCCGCCTGATCGTCAAGGATTCGATGTACGAGCCGCTGCTCGCCGAGGTGAAGGCGCTGGCGGATCGCATCATCTTCGGCGCACCGTTCGACGATCCGGCTCCGTTCATGGGCCCGGTCATCGACAACATGGCCGCCGACGGGCTCACCGAAAGTTTCCTCTATCTGCTCAGTCACGGCGGGCGCGCGATCAAGCACTTGGTCCGACCCGACGAATCGCTGCCGTTCCTTTCGCCCGCGATCATCGATGTGACCGCCATGGTCGAGAAACCCGACGTCGAGCTGTTCGGCCCGATCCTCCAAGTGGTGCGCGTCAGCGACTTCGACGAGGCGATTGCCGAGGCCAATGCGACGCGCTTCGGCTTGGTCGCGGCCTTGGTGGGCGGCACACCGCAGGAGTACAATCGCTTCTGGGGCAGCGTCCGCGCCGGGATCGTCAATTGGAATCGGCCGACGATTGCGCCTTCTCACGCGGGACCGGTGGGCGGCACCGGTCTGTCCGGCAATCATCGTCCGACCGGGTACTACGCTGCGGATTACTGCGCCTATCCGGTTGCCTCGGGTGAGATGGAGCAGCCGCGCGCGGTGATCGGCGTGGGGCTTAAGTGA
- a CDS encoding glycine zipper 2TM domain-containing protein, producing MNTLLKVSALAAASATLATAIPATAAVAYSAHEAAFAAPGQQTYNDRRDWRGDRRYSRDDYRRGYGNSYRNQGRTWRGNDGRYYCRRENGTTGLLIGGVGGALLGRTIDGGRDKTLGTVLGAAAGALAGRAIDRSDSRCR from the coding sequence ATGAACACTCTGCTGAAGGTTTCCGCACTCGCCGCTGCCAGTGCCACCCTCGCAACCGCGATCCCAGCTACCGCTGCCGTTGCGTACAGCGCCCATGAGGCCGCGTTCGCCGCGCCCGGGCAGCAGACCTACAACGATCGCCGCGACTGGCGTGGCGACCGCCGGTACTCGCGCGACGACTACCGCCGCGGCTACGGCAACAGCTACCGCAACCAGGGCCGCACCTGGCGCGGTAACGATGGCCGCTACTACTGCCGTCGCGAGAATGGCACCACCGGCTTGCTGATCGGTGGCGTAGGTGGCGCCCTTCTGGGCCGCACCATCGACGGTGGCCGCGACAAGACCCTGGGCACCGTGCTCGGCGCCGCTGCCGGTGCATTGGCCGGCCGTGCCATCGATCGCAGCGACTCGCGCTGCCGCTAA
- the rarD gene encoding EamA family transporter RarD — protein MHSGSQRASGLPHAIGAYLIWGLIPLYFRLLKAVPPMEVVGWRIVFTLPVCFALVALLRQSGEVRRALSDRRTLGLLAGSALLIGTNWLIYVIAIATGHVFAASLGYYINPLMNVLAGTLFLREKLSPRQWVAVALAAAGVAVLAWGAVSTLWISMGLALSFCGYGLVRKLAPVESLPGLTVETLVLVVPALAMIGWQSTQQAGVALGQNTMQDITLALAGVVTGVPLLLFATAARRMSYSTLGFVQFLSPTLVFVLGLFVFHEPLRPVQLTSFAMIWAAIGVFCWDLLRARRSLGSA, from the coding sequence ATGCATTCTGGCTCACAACGCGCCAGCGGGCTCCCCCACGCTATCGGCGCGTACCTGATCTGGGGATTGATCCCGCTCTACTTCCGGCTGCTCAAGGCAGTGCCGCCGATGGAGGTCGTCGGCTGGCGAATCGTGTTCACGCTGCCGGTCTGCTTCGCGCTCGTGGCATTGCTGCGCCAATCCGGCGAGGTGCGCCGGGCACTTTCCGATCGACGCACGCTGGGCCTCCTTGCAGGCAGCGCGCTGCTGATCGGGACCAATTGGCTGATCTACGTCATCGCAATCGCCACCGGACACGTCTTCGCGGCAAGCCTGGGATACTACATCAACCCGCTGATGAACGTGCTCGCGGGCACGCTCTTCCTGCGCGAGAAGCTGTCACCGCGGCAGTGGGTGGCCGTAGCACTGGCGGCGGCAGGCGTCGCGGTGCTCGCGTGGGGCGCGGTGAGCACCTTGTGGATCAGCATGGGCCTGGCGCTCAGCTTCTGCGGCTATGGCCTGGTGCGGAAGCTGGCGCCGGTCGAGTCGCTGCCGGGTTTGACGGTCGAGACACTGGTGCTGGTCGTGCCAGCGCTGGCGATGATCGGTTGGCAGAGCACGCAGCAGGCCGGAGTTGCGCTGGGTCAAAACACGATGCAGGACATCACGCTCGCTCTTGCCGGCGTGGTCACCGGCGTGCCGCTGCTGCTGTTTGCCACCGCGGCGCGGCGGATGAGCTACTCGACGCTGGGCTTCGTGCAGTTCCTGTCGCCGACCCTGGTGTTCGTACTCGGCCTGTTCGTGTTCCACGAGCCGCTCCGTCCGGTGCAACTCACCAGCTTCGCGATGATCTGGGCCGCCATCGGGGTATTCTGCTGGGATCTATTGCGAGCAAGGCGGTCATTGGGCTCGGCTTGA
- a CDS encoding dihydroorotase produces the protein MSAAPELVLTGGLVHTPSGPVHADVAVRDGKIVGLGSYPDAARRIDCTGLDVLPGVIDSQVHFREPGLEHKEDLESGSRAAVMGGITAVFEMPNTNPNTDTAERVLDKLARGHHRMHCDHAFYVGATAENAEELAELERIPGTAGVKIFMGASTGSLLVAEDAALARVLASGRRRVAIHAEDEARMNARKDIRVEGDPSSHPVWRDDESAMVATQRIVRLAREARRPIHVLHITTPAELEFLSHHRDIATCEVTPQHLTLAAEEAYPKLGTYAQMNPPIRSSAHRDGLWHWLQQGVPDVLGSDHAPHTVEEKAKTYPASPSGMPGVQTLLPLMLDHVAKGRMTLERLIDMTSAGVQRVFGLVGKGRIAAGYDADFTVVDRKGSFTVAEDWLESRCGWSPFTGMELQGKVVGTIVRGHFAMWEGQLGNAAQGEPLRFAGAL, from the coding sequence ATGAGCGCTGCACCCGAACTGGTCCTCACCGGCGGCCTCGTGCATACGCCTTCGGGCCCGGTCCACGCCGACGTCGCGGTGCGGGACGGCAAGATTGTGGGCCTGGGCAGCTACCCGGACGCTGCGCGCCGGATCGACTGCACCGGCCTCGACGTGCTGCCCGGCGTGATCGACAGCCAGGTCCATTTCCGCGAGCCGGGGCTGGAGCACAAGGAAGATCTGGAGAGCGGCAGCCGCGCGGCGGTCATGGGCGGGATCACCGCGGTGTTTGAGATGCCCAACACCAACCCGAACACAGACACGGCCGAGCGCGTGCTCGACAAGCTGGCGCGCGGACATCACCGCATGCACTGCGACCATGCCTTCTACGTCGGCGCCACAGCGGAGAACGCCGAAGAGTTGGCCGAGCTCGAGCGCATCCCGGGCACTGCGGGGGTCAAGATCTTCATGGGCGCATCGACTGGCAGCCTGCTGGTCGCGGAGGACGCCGCGCTGGCGCGCGTGCTGGCGAGCGGCCGCCGCCGTGTGGCCATCCATGCCGAGGACGAGGCGCGGATGAACGCGCGCAAGGACATCCGTGTCGAAGGCGACCCCTCCAGCCACCCGGTCTGGCGCGACGACGAGAGCGCGATGGTGGCCACCCAGCGCATCGTCCGCCTTGCGCGGGAAGCGCGCCGGCCGATCCACGTGCTGCACATCACCACCCCGGCCGAGCTGGAGTTCCTCTCTCACCACCGCGACATTGCCACGTGCGAAGTCACCCCGCAGCACCTGACGCTGGCGGCGGAGGAGGCTTATCCGAAGCTCGGCACTTATGCGCAGATGAACCCGCCGATCCGATCCTCCGCGCACCGCGACGGGCTGTGGCACTGGCTGCAGCAGGGCGTGCCCGACGTGCTCGGCTCCGACCACGCGCCGCATACGGTCGAGGAAAAGGCCAAGACCTACCCGGCGAGCCCCAGTGGCATGCCCGGCGTGCAGACGCTGCTGCCGCTGATGCTGGACCATGTGGCGAAGGGACGCATGACGCTGGAGCGGCTGATCGACATGACCAGCGCCGGGGTGCAGCGCGTGTTCGGCCTGGTCGGCAAGGGCCGCATCGCCGCGGGGTACGATGCGGATTTCACCGTGGTGGATCGGAAGGGATCGTTCACCGTCGCCGAGGACTGGCTGGAAAGCCGCTGTGGCTGGTCGCCGTTTACCGGCATGGAACTGCAGGGCAAGGTGGTGGGCACCATCGTGCGCGGACATTTCGCCATGTGGGAAGGGCAGCTGGGCAATGCCGCGCAAGGCGAGCCGCTGCGCTTCGCGGGGGCGCTTTGA
- a CDS encoding nuclear transport factor 2 family protein — protein sequence MIEFLEAEAGIRQLHAHYTDSAWRQDLTAFGDCFTIDAEWRISGMVMRGRHEIASGFGGVVARCNRVLISFRNPQVDLTGRGRASARTYVTEQCSWHDKPPNMNIGRYYDRAVLDGDRWRFSWRLFQLLYSGPPDLTGAYHEHPDYGAWPGMPPRDAVPAAAPGRD from the coding sequence ATGATCGAGTTCCTAGAAGCGGAGGCGGGCATCCGCCAGCTCCACGCGCACTACACCGACTCTGCGTGGCGCCAGGATCTGACCGCATTTGGCGATTGCTTCACGATCGATGCCGAGTGGCGCATATCCGGCATGGTAATGCGCGGGCGTCATGAGATAGCGAGCGGGTTTGGTGGCGTCGTCGCCCGCTGCAACCGCGTGCTGATCAGCTTCCGCAATCCGCAAGTCGATCTCACCGGACGCGGTCGGGCGAGTGCGCGGACTTACGTCACAGAGCAGTGCAGCTGGCACGACAAGCCGCCAAACATGAACATCGGGCGCTACTACGACCGTGCGGTACTGGATGGCGACCGCTGGCGGTTCTCCTGGCGGCTGTTCCAGCTGCTCTACTCGGGGCCGCCGGACCTCACCGGTGCATACCATGAGCACCCGGACTATGGCGCGTGGCCCGGCATGCCGCCGCGTGATGCCGTGCCCGCGGCGGCGCCTGGACGTGACTAG